A part of Acropora palmata chromosome 6, jaAcrPala1.3, whole genome shotgun sequence genomic DNA contains:
- the LOC141884183 gene encoding TNF receptor-associated factor 5-like → MIQKLTIKCPNSFEAEGIGCDWTGPLETAESHSRDCGMKMMKCSNLGCSVQIYQSEIKVHEEKCPHRQTRCEQCHQDFKVVFRRAHQRRCPKIVIECPNNCGEQILRDQVNVHFLNCKAEPFACPLNCGVILRANQAEALKKHFQAKTADHLDKTLSLLMRMRQTKGNEQAPKTVDRVAFVWDANSNDLANSQTVLSPVVSSRLVTIQCGLKKHEHFFHVFVTAKNTMEISSMLTSGMVAVRTDSGHDVCKRWQKQVLQTDEFILIKNFFKEDDLQRNIKISFYVKFML, encoded by the exons ATGATACAAAAATTGACAATCAAGTGTCCCAATTCCTTTGAAGCAGAAGGGATAGGATGTGACTGGACAGGGCCATTGGAGACTGCTGAAAGCCACTCAAGGGACTGTGGTATGAAGATGATGAAATGCTCAAATCTGGGTTGCTCTGTCCAAATTTATCAAAGTGAAATAAAAGTCCATGAGGAGAAGTGTCCCCATAGACAAACAAGATGTGAACAATGCCATCAAGATTTTAAAGTGGTATTCAGAAGGGCACACCAAAGGAGATGCCCCAAAATTGTGATTGAATGCCCAAATAACTGTGGAGAGCAAATATTAAG GGACCAAGTCAATGTCCATTTTCTCAATTGCAAGGCAGAGCCCTTTGCTTGTCCACTAAACTGTGGTGTTATATTACGGGCAAACCAGGCGGAGGCattaaagaaacattttcaggCAAAGACCGCTGATCATCTAGACAAAACTCTTTCTCTCCTGATGAGGATGCGGCAAACAAAG GGAAATGAGCAAGCACCTAAGACTGTCGACCGAGTGGCATTTGTATGGGATGCAAACAGCAATGACCTTGCGAACAGTCAAACCGTTCTTAGCCCGGTAGTTTCGAGCCGCCTCGTTACGATTCAGTGCGGGCTAAAGAAGCATGAAcacttttttcatgtttttgtcaCTGCCAAAAACACAATGGAAATCTCTTCCATGCTGACATCAGGAAT GGTGGCAGTAAGGACAGACTCTGGCCATGACGTTTGCAAGAGATGGCAAAAACAAGTGCTGCAAACCGATGAattcattttaataaaaaattttttcaaagaagatGACCTtcaaagaaacataaaaatcTCATTTTATGTTAAATTTATGCTTTAA